Proteins encoded within one genomic window of Gemmobacter sp.:
- a CDS encoding ABC transporter substrate-binding protein, with product MADKTMKTGGTIGRRGVLLGAVAGGAVLAAPGILRASDVLRVGWVRPLTGPMASTFVGNFAAGDIALEEINAKGGILGRKLEKFEVDDAGSPAQQPIALRQLAEEQINIVVGPVGSSQTLAALAVSTPAEMLHCGYITASDGGDGRRYPFHYQCSFTVAAQAVLYADFLKARGVTKAGVLVEDSAAGTSVLDALQRELPARGLTLTGSRVSPLRSNDMTPFLRDLRAGGAEALCVFVANAIDATQVFVGLDRLSWQPLIVGHTGLFYASSAEAIPPAGRYADVYGASYRSLTFAPGQEPDARLRGYIDRILGFGLADAALAPAATSPFYDFLHVVAAGAEATGSLDSGKIKGWLDQMRGHKGIFGDMSFTAENHTAYGPGEAAMAQVFPDASPLYTTTKGLFRPRG from the coding sequence ATGGCAGACAAGACCATGAAGACCGGCGGCACCATCGGGCGGCGCGGGGTGTTGCTGGGTGCGGTGGCCGGGGGCGCCGTGCTGGCGGCGCCGGGCATCCTGCGGGCGTCCGACGTGCTGCGCGTCGGCTGGGTGCGGCCGCTGACCGGGCCGATGGCATCAACCTTTGTCGGCAACTTTGCCGCTGGCGACATCGCGCTGGAGGAAATCAACGCCAAGGGCGGCATCCTGGGCCGCAAGCTGGAAAAGTTCGAGGTGGACGACGCCGGGTCGCCGGCCCAGCAGCCCATCGCCCTGCGCCAGCTGGCCGAGGAGCAGATCAACATCGTTGTCGGCCCGGTCGGCAGTTCGCAGACGCTGGCCGCGCTGGCCGTATCGACCCCGGCCGAGATGCTGCACTGCGGCTACATCACCGCCAGCGATGGCGGCGACGGGCGGCGCTATCCGTTCCATTACCAGTGCAGCTTTACCGTGGCGGCGCAGGCGGTGCTGTATGCCGATTTCCTCAAGGCGCGCGGGGTGACCAAGGCGGGCGTGCTGGTCGAGGATTCGGCCGCCGGCACCAGCGTGCTGGATGCCTTGCAGCGCGAATTGCCCGCGCGCGGCCTGACGCTGACCGGCAGCCGGGTGTCGCCGCTGCGGTCCAATGACATGACCCCCTTCCTGCGCGACCTGCGCGCTGGCGGGGCCGAGGCGCTGTGCGTGTTCGTGGCCAATGCCATCGACGCCACGCAGGTGTTCGTCGGGCTGGACCGGCTGTCGTGGCAACCGCTGATCGTGGGGCATACCGGGCTGTTCTACGCCTCCAGCGCCGAGGCCATTCCCCCGGCGGGCCGCTATGCCGATGTCTATGGCGCCAGCTACCGCAGCCTGACCTTTGCCCCGGGCCAGGAACCCGACGCCCGGCTGCGCGGCTATATCGACCGGATCCTGGGCTTTGGCCTGGCCGATGCCGCGCTGGCACCGGCGGCGACCAGCCCGTTCTATGACTTCCTGCATGTGGTGGCCGCCGGGGCCGAGGCGACGGGGTCGCTGGACAGCGGCAAGATCAAGGGCTGGCTGGACCAGATGCGCGGACACAAGGGCATTTTCGGCGACATGTCCTTTACCGCCGAAAACCACACCGCCTATGGTCCCGGCGAAGCGGCGATGGCACAGGTGTTCCCCGACGCCAGTCCGCTTTACACCACGACCAAGGGCCTGTTCCGGCCGCGCGGCTAG
- a CDS encoding AMP-binding protein, with amino-acid sequence MTDAPGPALPCRPLPPLAARTLPAVMARALATCPDRIAVQDTTRALSYAALQAEALALAGGLARLGVARQEAVLLMLDNHADYVACWLALGLTARVEVPVNTAYVGTILAHVINTSGARVMVLDAAHVPAVLAVADALTHLTMLVVRGDMPADTGRLGALPYAALPDTPQPVADVAPQELMAIMYTSGTTGLSKGVRITHAHAYGYCTPDLYGACGPGDVSLVLLPLFHIGGQWKGVYNALIAQATAVVLPRFSASRFWEDVRQYRVTYTMLLGAMVEFLDRQPARPDDADHSLRRIVMVPVIAELDSFKARFGIPTVSTGYGSTEASLVILSPMGGAEPGRIGWPRPDFEVRLVDADDNEVPRGTAGELVVRPREPWVMMAGYHGMPEATAEAWRNLWFHTGDMMRQDDRGMFAFVDRAKDALRRRGENISSFEVEREIYAHPQVRECAVVAAASDATEDDILACVVLAPGATLDAPALHAFLQGRMPRFMVPRYIRLMDSLPKTPTEKIRKQALRAEGPVPGTFDAEIPR; translated from the coding sequence ATGACCGATGCCCCCGGCCCCGCCCTGCCCTGCCGCCCGCTGCCCCCGCTGGCCGCCCGCACCCTGCCCGCCGTGATGGCGCGCGCGCTGGCCACCTGCCCCGACCGCATCGCCGTGCAGGACACCACGCGCGCGCTCAGCTACGCCGCCTTGCAGGCCGAGGCGCTGGCGCTGGCCGGCGGCCTGGCCCGGCTGGGGGTGGCGCGGCAGGAAGCGGTGCTGCTGATGCTGGACAACCATGCCGACTACGTCGCCTGCTGGCTGGCGCTTGGCCTGACCGCGCGGGTCGAGGTGCCGGTGAACACCGCCTATGTCGGCACGATCCTGGCCCATGTGATCAACACCAGCGGCGCCCGGGTGATGGTGCTGGACGCGGCCCATGTGCCCGCCGTGCTGGCGGTGGCCGATGCGCTGACGCATCTGACCATGCTGGTGGTGCGCGGCGACATGCCGGCGGACACCGGCCGGCTGGGCGCGCTGCCCTATGCCGCGCTGCCCGATACGCCGCAGCCGGTGGCCGATGTGGCGCCACAGGAGTTGATGGCGATCATGTATACCTCGGGCACCACCGGCCTTTCGAAAGGCGTGCGGATCACCCATGCCCATGCCTACGGCTATTGCACGCCCGATCTGTATGGCGCCTGCGGCCCGGGCGATGTGTCGCTGGTGCTGCTGCCGCTGTTCCATATCGGCGGCCAGTGGAAGGGCGTCTACAACGCCCTGATCGCGCAGGCCACCGCTGTTGTGCTGCCACGCTTTTCCGCCAGCCGGTTCTGGGAGGATGTGCGCCAGTATCGCGTGACCTACACCATGCTGCTGGGCGCGATGGTCGAATTCCTCGACCGCCAGCCTGCCCGCCCCGACGATGCCGACCACAGCCTGCGCCGCATCGTCATGGTGCCGGTGATTGCCGAACTGGACAGCTTCAAGGCGCGGTTCGGCATTCCCACCGTCAGCACCGGCTATGGGTCCACCGAAGCCTCGCTGGTGATCCTGTCGCCGATGGGGGGCGCGGAACCCGGGCGCATCGGCTGGCCCCGCCCCGATTTCGAGGTGCGGCTGGTGGATGCCGATGACAACGAGGTGCCGCGCGGCACGGCCGGCGAACTGGTGGTGCGCCCGCGCGAGCCCTGGGTGATGATGGCCGGTTATCACGGCATGCCCGAGGCCACGGCCGAGGCGTGGCGCAACCTGTGGTTCCACACCGGCGACATGATGCGGCAGGACGACCGGGGCATGTTCGCCTTTGTCGACCGGGCCAAGGATGCGCTGCGCCGGCGGGGCGAAAACATTTCCAGCTTCGAGGTGGAGCGCGAGATCTACGCCCATCCGCAGGTGCGCGAATGCGCCGTGGTCGCCGCCGCCAGCGATGCGACCGAGGATGACATTCTGGCCTGCGTCGTGCTGGCCCCCGGTGCCACGCTGGATGCGCCCGCGCTGCATGCCTTTCTTCAGGGCCGGATGCCGCGCTTCATGGTGCCGCGCTATATCCGGCTGATGGACAGCCTGCCCAAGACACCGACCGAGAAAATCCGCAAGCAAGCCTTGCGGGCCGAAGGGCCGGTGCCCGGAACCTTTGATGCGGAGATCCCCCGATGA
- a CDS encoding formate dehydrogenase subunit delta, which produces MTSGDDKLIRMANQIATFMATKPADQAAAGLAAHINDFWEPGMRRQLFALIDSGAAGLAPLVRQAAPHIRRPAA; this is translated from the coding sequence ATGACATCGGGCGATGACAAGCTGATCCGCATGGCGAACCAGATCGCCACCTTTATGGCGACGAAACCCGCCGATCAGGCGGCCGCAGGGCTGGCCGCGCATATCAACGATTTCTGGGAACCGGGCATGCGCCGCCAGCTGTTCGCCCTGATCGACAGCGGGGCCGCAGGGCTGGCCCCGCTGGTGCGGCAGGCCGCGCCCCATATCCGCCGCCCGGCGGCCTAG
- a CDS encoding acyl-CoA carboxylase subunit beta, with protein sequence MTTPSEALAAVKAARRLRDDAARPVAVARQHALGKLTARERIATLLDDGAVFEELGALVEPGRHTMDTGDLQAPGDGVVTGLGQVLGRTTAIAAFDFTILGGSNGEHGEWKMLRLLDLCLRHGHPLVMLLDGGGHRIQEGLDSRHFARGTTLFQRFCDLSGWVPMVAAMMGPGFAGPSNFAALADFVVMVEGTSTMGIAGPALVAAATGERLTKDDLGSAEVQATGAGIADLAVVDDRAALAAVRRFLSFLPANAGQPAPVLPTDDPADRRDAALASLIPDNPRRAYDMRKAVTAIADAGSTFELRPTHARNLLTVLARMDGRPVGIIANQPMQMGGTLTVPACEKGAHFVALCDAFGIPLIYLIDVPGFLVGPAAETSGLARRSGRLLFELGQATVPRLSVVLRKGYGLAYIAMAGGRSFDADLCLAWPSAEICAMSVEGAVDVAYRKQIDGTDDPAQARDGLIARFRTQLGPLRAAEAHGVDDIIDPCDTRPALIRALARCPGRRARAVSGRFRAISPI encoded by the coding sequence ATGACCACGCCCAGCGAAGCCCTTGCCGCCGTAAAGGCCGCCCGCCGCCTGCGCGACGATGCGGCGCGGCCGGTGGCCGTGGCCCGCCAGCATGCGCTTGGCAAGCTGACCGCCCGCGAACGCATTGCCACCCTGCTGGACGATGGCGCGGTGTTCGAGGAACTGGGCGCGCTGGTCGAACCCGGGCGCCACACGATGGATACCGGCGATTTGCAGGCCCCGGGCGACGGGGTGGTGACGGGGCTTGGCCAGGTGCTGGGGCGCACCACGGCGATCGCGGCGTTCGATTTCACCATCCTTGGCGGGTCGAACGGCGAACATGGCGAATGGAAGATGCTGCGCCTGCTGGATCTGTGCCTGCGCCATGGCCATCCGCTGGTGATGCTGCTGGACGGCGGCGGGCACCGCATTCAGGAAGGGCTGGACAGCCGGCATTTCGCGCGCGGCACCACGCTGTTCCAGCGGTTCTGCGACCTGTCGGGCTGGGTGCCGATGGTGGCGGCCATGATGGGGCCGGGCTTTGCCGGCCCGTCGAACTTTGCCGCGCTGGCGGATTTCGTGGTGATGGTCGAAGGCACCTCGACCATGGGCATCGCGGGGCCGGCGCTGGTGGCGGCGGCCACCGGCGAACGGCTGACCAAGGACGATCTGGGATCGGCCGAGGTGCAGGCGACCGGCGCGGGCATTGCCGATCTGGCGGTGGTCGATGACCGGGCCGCGCTGGCGGCGGTGCGGCGGTTCCTGTCGTTTCTGCCTGCCAATGCCGGGCAACCGGCGCCGGTTCTGCCGACCGACGATCCGGCAGACCGGCGCGATGCGGCACTGGCCAGCCTGATCCCCGACAACCCCCGCCGCGCCTATGACATGCGCAAGGCGGTGACCGCCATTGCCGATGCCGGCAGCACGTTCGAACTGCGCCCGACCCATGCCCGCAACCTGCTGACCGTGCTGGCCCGCATGGATGGCCGGCCCGTGGGCATCATCGCCAACCAGCCGATGCAGATGGGCGGCACGCTGACCGTGCCGGCCTGCGAAAAGGGCGCGCATTTCGTGGCGCTGTGCGATGCCTTCGGCATTCCGCTGATCTATCTGATCGACGTGCCGGGGTTCCTGGTCGGCCCGGCGGCCGAGACCAGCGGGCTGGCGCGGCGCAGCGGGCGGCTGCTGTTCGAACTGGGACAGGCCACGGTGCCGCGCCTGTCGGTGGTGCTGCGCAAGGGCTATGGGCTGGCCTATATCGCCATGGCGGGGGGCCGCAGCTTTGACGCAGACCTGTGCCTGGCCTGGCCCAGCGCCGAGATCTGCGCCATGTCGGTCGAGGGGGCGGTGGATGTGGCCTATCGCAAGCAGATCGACGGGACCGACGACCCCGCACAGGCGCGCGACGGGCTGATCGCGCGGTTCCGCACCCAGCTTGGACCGCTGCGCGCGGCCGAGGCGCATGGCGTGGACGATATCATCGACCCGTGCGACACCCGCCCCGCCCTGATCCGCGCGCTGGCGCGCTGCCCGGGGCGGCGGGCGCGGGCCGTCTCGGGGCGGTTCCGGGCGATTTCGCCGATCTAG